The genomic DNA CTCCAGACATGGCAAAGAAAAAACCTGCATAGGCCCATTCTTTCAGTAAAACAAATTTAGGTACTAAAACAGCGACCACACCGAGAAGTTTCCAAATTCCGAGGAGGGTAAGAAAATAAGTAGGATAACCCAATTGGTTTATCTTTTCTACTTCTTCTGGAAGTTTCATCAGTTGCACAATCGCAGTAGATACCATCCCAAGCGACAACCAAAGGGTAAAGAACCAATAAGCTATTTTTTTTGTTTTTTCTGACATCTAATTTCTCCTAAATTAAAATATAATTCTTGTTTGTTGGTTTCATATCCAAAGGCTCCAATGCATCAGGTAACTACTTAAAAAAATCAAATCAATCTTTCTCGCGAATGATTTCTTCCAATCGATTGTGTGCCATATTGATTCCTTGTGCAAAAGGCATTTTTAAAATCTGGTCTCGCTGTTCGACAGACTTATATATAATATGCATGATGAGTTTTGATTTGGTTTCTGAAATTTTTTGGAATTCAAAGAACTCTAGTTGGACTGGAAACCCTGTGTTTTCCATTTCAAAGGTGCGAACAAAACTTTCATTTTCGATGATATTGAGTAAAACTCCATTGGCACGAAATAAGACTACACCTTCAGGATTTTTAGTTTCAAAGATCCAACTGCCATGGTTTTTTGCTTCGAATTTGAGTACTTTGTTTCCCATCCATTCTTCGATGAGTTCTGGTACTGTGTGCGCTTTGAAAACTAGGTTAGCAGGTAAATCGAATTCGCGTTCTATCGTTAACTCTTGTTTGCCGTCTTCTGCAATTACTTTTGTTTTTAATTCCATCGATTTTTCCTATTGGATTGTTTTTCAGGATTTAGATTTTTTTTGATAATTTTTCATTACCGATTCCAATTTGTTAAATCGGTCGTCCCAAAGTTTTTGAAATGGTTCAATGAAGTTTGCAATTTCTTTCATTTTGTTTGGGTTTAGGTGGTAATACATCTCACGACCGTTAGGTTCTTTTTTTAACAATTCACATTCAGTTAAAATTTGTAAGTGTTTCGAAACAGTGGGTCTTTTGGTATCAAACTGCGAGGCGATGGCTCCCGCGGTCATAGACTGGGTAGCCACAAGGAGGAGGATGGCTCTCCTTGTAGGGTCTGCAATTGCCTGAAATACATCTCTTCGTAAATCCATTGTGTAGCCATTTGACTAATCAATGATATGTAGTCACTTGGCAACACTTTTTTGTGAACTGATTTGGTTTTTTAGTCAGCCAAAAAAGAGTCGATATCGACTAAAAACTAGGTGGTTTCGTAATCCAACCATTCCCCACGCCAGGGCAACGGAGGGCTTGGTCTGAGGAGGTGTGTCGCCGACGAAGACGGGAGCCGAAGGCGCACCCCGCAGTACGCCCGGTCGTTTTTATTTAGTAGGTTGGTTTGAGGAAAAGATTCGAGGCGCCCAACTTCCGGAAATAGAATTAGCGATTTTTCTATAACCCCAATCGCACTTCGTTATGGGAAGAAACGTAAGAGCGATTGGTTGAGTGGGACTGGGAGTAGAACAGAACTTGTTTTTTGCTCTAACTATTTTTTTGGATTTTGTCGGCAACAAACGCCTTATAGGCGGGGCTTCCAAAACTTACGTCCATACGAATGATTTCGGGAGCAATGTAGGGGTGGTGTTTCATGATATATTCTTCGATCGCATTGTACTTGTCAGCTTTTGCTTTGAGGAGAATTTTGTTTTCGGTATCAACTGTGATTTTACCTTCCCATAGATAAACAAGTTCTACTTCAGGAAAGATGGTTCCGGATACAATGATTCCTTGTTCTAACATCTCGGAGATTTGTTCTTCGGCCATATCGCGGTCGCCGATTGTGGTAAATACTAAAATTTCTTCTGAAGCCATGAGGAATCCTTGTTTGTTTTTACAAAGATCGGCTTACATTGGTGAAACCCTTATTCTTTTGGGGATTTATTTTGCAAGTAGGATTGGAAACCTTCTTTTACTTGGTCTACCATTCCAGACTCACGGACGGAACGAACCACTCGTTGCCAGAATTTGATTTTGCCTTCGAACTCGTTCCAACCTAGTTCTAAGTCCATACGTTTGATTTTGAGTAACATTCGTAGTTCCGTAAGAGACATGTCCTTTGGATCTTTGTCTAAATACCGTTCATGGTCTGTTAGGGGATTAAAACGCATGGAATTATTTTTTCTTTAGAACCAAAGAGATAAACAAAATGGCAAAAAGTAAAAATCCAAAACCTGTTCCGAAACTTGCAAGGATAGGATCTCCTTCTGAGAGAAACTTCTGAACGCTTAAAAACACTCCATAAGAAATGTAAACAAGGCTTAGGAAAATAAGAAATATAGAAGTGAAAACCCAAACAGAAGAAAGAACCAAATTCCTAATATAAATTTGGAGATTCTTTTGGATGTAAATCGCCATCACTTCGCCATAGGCAACCACTTTAGCGACTAAGTCTTCGAAGGCGGCTTTGATTCCGCCTTTTTTACGTTGTTTTGATTCTTTGTGATCCAATTATTTCTTCTTAAAAAACCAACCAAGTGCGAGTCCAAGACCAAGGCCTACACTAAATCCAATGACAGCTGCCTTTTGTGGATGTTCTTTTACATAAGATCCTACATTGTCGATGACTTCTTTTGCTTTGATAGAAGCCTCTTCACTTGCTTTACCTAACTTTTGTTTGATGTCGCTTACTTGTTCCATATACTTCTCCTTGGCTCTTTGCTCAATTTCTTTAGCTTTTTTCTCATACAACTTGATTTCGTCGATGAGGGATTTGTCTTTTTTCACTTCTTCCATGACGTATCTTAGTCTGGTACAACTATGTTTTCAAAATTGTCAGTGAAACGATATCCTATTCCCCAAATGGTTTCGATCCATTCTGGTTGTGCGGAATTTTTTTCTAGTTTGGAACGAATGCGTTTGATATGACTGTCGATCATCCTTTCGAAACCATCCCATTCCACACCCCAAACGGATTCCAAAATCATTTCGCGAGAAAAAACTTTCCCTGGTGAACCAGCTAATAGTTGTAAGATGTCAAATTCTTTTCTAGAAATGTTAATGATGTTTTCGTTGAGAGTGACACGTCGACGAATGGAATCAATTTTAAGAGCACCACGAATGATTTCTCCTGCTTGACCCACATTGGGTTTGATACCAATTTTTTTATCCCATCTACGGAAGAATACATCCACTCGAGTTTTGAGTTCACGAACCGAAAAAGGTTTTGTGATGTAGTCATCAGCGCCTAACTCAAGTCCCATGATGCGATCAATTTCCTCAGTCCTTGCGGAAAGGATAAAAATCGGTGTACTTTCGTCGGCTTTACGGATGCTACGGCAAATTTCCATACCGTCAATGTCCGGTAACGAGAGGTCCAGAATCACTAAATCAGGATGATTGGATTTGTAAAATTTCAAACCGTCTTCGCCATTTTCAAAAACGGAGGTCGTATAGTGAGCAGAATCGAGAGATTTCCGGATTAGGTTCCCGATATCCGGATCGTCCTCAATTACCAAAATATTTTTCATGTTTTTCCCTTGAGTTCTTTCTCAATTTGGTTCTTGTAGTAGAAAAAAAAAGTAAAAAATGGAATCAGGAACACAAAGGGAAGCAAAATCGTGGGCGATGTTCGCCATCACAGGACCTAGGCTACGGCCTTTGGAAGTGACAGAGAAATTGGGCATCCAACCGGATTATTACCACGGTGCCGATGTAAAAGACATCGAAAATATGACAATTCCGAGTCATTGGCAGCTCAATTCTAAGTTAGGGCCGGAATTTCCGCTTCTGGATCATATCTGGGATCTGCTTAAAACCTTAGCACCTGTTCGTAAAAGCCTAAAAGAGTTCACAGAAAATTACGAATCCACTATCTACGCATCGGTGGAGTTTGCATCTGAGTTCACAAAGGGTGTGGTTCTGGATAAAAGGACTATGCTTTTGTTAGGTGAGATGGGTGTGAATTTGGAAATTATCCCCTGGGCTCTCTCTGAGACTCCCTAAGGATTGTTTCACTCGGAAAAATAAGTCGGATCAGACCAAATCGTTTGAGATAACTATACCCAGAAAGTGGTAATCCAAGAAGGACAAGGACTCTTTTTTTCAAACGAAGGTCACGGGCCATATTCAAAAGTTTGGTCAGAAGGGTTAGAGGAAGATAGGGAAGGTTAGAAAGATCCATTTGGATATGAGCCCTTGTTTGGAAAAATAACATATGCATCACAGAATCCATTTCTTCTTCCAACTCTGGATGAACTTCTTTAGACAAAATGACAATTTCATACGCATTCTGAACTTCACGTACAGTGAGGTATTTTGTTTTTTTTGCCATTGGAGGTAATGGTATGATTTCTCTCTCAAAAGATACACTCATTTTTCGATCTCAAGTTTTCAAAATGGTTCGTGAGATTTTATTTCGAAATGAATTTTTGGAAGTCGATACTCCTACATTAAAACCCATAGTGGGGATGGAGCCATATCTTGATCCTTTTGAAGTGCGTTCGCCAAGTGGACGTGAGAAAGGATATCTCATCACCTCTCCTGAATACAGTTTGAAACAAATGATGGCAAAGGGGTTGGATCGTATCTTTGAACTGTCTCATACTTTCCGATCCGGTGAAATGGGAAGTGGATTCCATTCTAAAGAATTTCTGATGTTAGAACTTTATGCCAAAGGAATGGATGATGTTGTTTTGCGTCATTTCATCGAAAAATTCTTAAGAGAATTGATCCATACATTTGGAAGGAAAGAAGACCAAAGGAAGTTGTCCAATCCCCAATGGATT from Leptospira congkakensis includes the following:
- a CDS encoding DoxX family protein, producing MSEKTKKIAYWFFTLWLSLGMVSTAIVQLMKLPEEVEKINQLGYPTYFLTLLGIWKLLGVVAVLVPKFVLLKEWAYAGFFFAMSGAAISHIACGHGFGEIFPSLLLLALTVISWYLRPENRRA
- a CDS encoding SRPBCC family protein — its product is MELKTKVIAEDGKQELTIEREFDLPANLVFKAHTVPELIEEWMGNKVLKFEAKNHGSWIFETKNPEGVVLFRANGVLLNIIENESFVRTFEMENTGFPVQLEFFEFQKISETKSKLIMHIIYKSVEQRDQILKMPFAQGINMAHNRLEEIIREKD
- a CDS encoding ArsR/SmtB family transcription factor → MDLRRDVFQAIADPTRRAILLLVATQSMTAGAIASQFDTKRPTVSKHLQILTECELLKKEPNGREMYYHLNPNKMKEIANFIEPFQKLWDDRFNKLESVMKNYQKKSKS
- the cutA gene encoding divalent-cation tolerance protein CutA — its product is MASEEILVFTTIGDRDMAEEQISEMLEQGIIVSGTIFPEVELVYLWEGKITVDTENKILLKAKADKYNAIEEYIMKHHPYIAPEIIRMDVSFGSPAYKAFVADKIQKNS
- a CDS encoding LBF_4227 family protein is translated as MDHKESKQRKKGGIKAAFEDLVAKVVAYGEVMAIYIQKNLQIYIRNLVLSSVWVFTSIFLIFLSLVYISYGVFLSVQKFLSEGDPILASFGTGFGFLLFAILFISLVLKKK
- a CDS encoding response regulator transcription factor, whose translation is MKNILVIEDDPDIGNLIRKSLDSAHYTTSVFENGEDGLKFYKSNHPDLVILDLSLPDIDGMEICRSIRKADESTPIFILSARTEEIDRIMGLELGADDYITKPFSVRELKTRVDVFFRRWDKKIGIKPNVGQAGEIIRGALKIDSIRRRVTLNENIINISRKEFDILQLLAGSPGKVFSREMILESVWGVEWDGFERMIDSHIKRIRSKLEKNSAQPEWIETIWGIGYRFTDNFENIVVPD
- a CDS encoding DUF4279 domain-containing protein, whose translation is MESGTQREAKSWAMFAITGPRLRPLEVTEKLGIQPDYYHGADVKDIENMTIPSHWQLNSKLGPEFPLLDHIWDLLKTLAPVRKSLKEFTENYESTIYASVEFASEFTKGVVLDKRTMLLLGEMGVNLEIIPWALSETP